AACATATTGATCGAAATTTGCAGGCAATGTCAAGGGAGGCAAAACAATTTAACCTCGGAGAAGCTAAATATTATACAGTGATTGTATGGACTGCCATTATTTGGCAATGCTTCTTTGTGGGTGTTATTAGAGTCATTTATTGCTCTTTTTTTTTGAAGTCCGGAGTGATGATTGCAGTTTCAACTTCaaacttaaaatatataatttgaagCTTTAAAAACAAGTTTtagaagtttttcaaattttttcaagTTTTCAGTCACAAACTTCAACTAggttttcaaatttcaatcaaatcatgtccaaacgcctacaTTTGCCCTTTTTGGGGCTAGCTATCTTTACTTGTGATATTGAGTttttttagcttttaaattctataGTTCTATTTTCAGAAAAGGTTAATTAATTAGCATCTAAATTAACTTTAAAGATCGATTAGTTTTCTTTTACAATGTGCAGTGCCAAGACCAAACAAGAAAAAGGGAACCATAGAAACGAAAAATTGCATCAGTTGTCTCATTCTTTGTGCACTCATTATTTTAATAGCTAGGTTAAATCTAGAATAGACGTAAAGTTTATGATAAACTTTTTATGTTCCCCGTCACTTTCTTAATTAGTAGATAATACAGTTTTTATAAAGTCAAAATTGTAAGGAGAAGAAGTCCAAGATATATAACACTACCAATCAGCTCGGAAGTTAGTACTAAAAAAGATTACTATTTGTTATTCAATGTTTACCATCTCAATCGTCGTTGACAAACTAATGCATAAAATTAGATTAAGGAGTGAGGGAAAGTGCAGGTAGAGCACTATGCCTTGTTGTGCTTCCCATTACCAATTAAGAAGCTATACCaacaaactaatttttttttatatagttcaatgaaaaaaaaaggaaggagaTATTCCTTCTAGAAATTaccaaattaataatatttaatattcTCCTGAGCTGTAATGATAATCACATCTTTGTGTTTATGTGCTTCCACAACCTTGGGTTGTCCAGAATTTGCGTTACAGAAAATAACAaccaaaataccaaaaataactCTTTCCAAATTCATTAAACCGTCTCTCCATTCTTCACTTTCTTTCTCTACCTTCCTACTTATAAACTCTTGTCTTCACAAAAATCCATTAGTTTCTACTCCCTAACAATCGCCTATATATACTACTGCAGGCTATGGATCATAATCTTTGATATAAGGTGCCATTTCCTTTCTACTTATCTTTCTGTTCCCTCCCACTGATTTCTTTTGTTGAATGTTTGCTGTTTCCATGATAATATGATCTCAAGAATGTAGGATATAGTATTAAATCATGATTGTCCAGATGAAccttttattaattttctttATTATGTATAATTTCTCTTGAAGTATTCCTTAAAGATTGTTCTTATGCGGTTGGTAGCTGTTTCTCGGTATATTATGAGCAACATATTTCTACAAAAAAGTTTTTGGTTGGCAgatatatttctttcttttttttcttggtGGGGGAGGGGGATGGGAATTATATGGTTtaggataagaaaagaaaagggaatattaataagaaaaggggaaaattgagGAGCACAAGATTGTTTTGGGGATCTAAGTTCATGAGAAGTTGATTGATAGTTCCAATTATTGTAGAAATTTGGCTAAGATTTTGAGTAGTGCATTTGTCATTTCATTGAATCTAATGATGACGGCAGATATTCTACCAGAGGGTCCACTGTCATTATTcatttttcagttttcttcagTATATATCTCTCCTTTCTGTGTTTGATTTATGTGCATTTTTTTGTGTTAAGGGCTACTTAGTCTAAGCTACATAGTAAATTGGCTGGAAAGAGATGTGGAAATTATAGAACCATATACATTTTGTTAATCTGTGCACTATGTAGaggtgttttttttttggttgtattctcAAAGGTCAGAATAATTATAAGGAAACAATCTAATATTTCTGCATTAAATTGGAGAAATTCTCATTCTCTATGACGTTGATGATGATCTATTTGAATTTACCAGGCTTAGAAGGGCTACGAGATTAGTGGTGATTAGAACTTCAAGAGCATGAGGTAAAATATCAAATTTAAGCAAATGTTACAAAGGTGGCAATCAGTATATTTCAATGTCCAGTCTTAGGATTTCTAACAAGCAAAAAAGCTTATGAGTATGAAGAAGTACACCTAATAACATTGACACACAACAATAGGACATCAATCCAAGCTAGTAGAGTATTGTGAGAATTCATTATAAACAGACAAGTTTTATGCCGACTGACTGTCAACTTACAGCAAGCCTCCTTTATTCGTACTTGGGACAACAATATGAATAAACTTACACAGTAGagtgaaaacaaagaaaaatgtaATGCATGAGGGGCCTGTGTCGAAGAGTCCATTTTATGACTCTAACCTATTAAGTACTACTCTTTTGCAGCAAAATACAAGTTCAAAATCTTGTTAAGCCAAAGAATATAATGGCAACTCGGGCAAAGGACACTGCTCCACCAGGAAAGGAGAAGAGAGGGACATCTCCTTCACATCCAATTGCTCATCATCTGAGAAGTCCCAATTCATCAAATACAAACTCTCCGGTGCGGAAACGAGCAGATTCAACCACCTCAAACAAGAATGTTCCTAACTATCTCAAGCCTACAATGTCTTCATCCAATGACCCCAACATTCACAATAAGCCTACCCTAACTCGAATAAGATCGTTTGATAAGCCTCCTGTTGCTGCTTTGCAAAAAACTGCTAAAGAGAGAATTCTTCAGTCATCCTCATCGTTCTCGGGCAAGACTAGTTCAACTTCCCAAAAACCCCTTTCGGATAAATTATCTAGAGCATCTCATATGACTAAGGAAGCCACTGGTAAACAACGTGGCACCAGCATGTATGCTAGACCAGGGACCATAAAGACTACAGCCACCGGCACCATCTCCAAGAAACAGGAGGCCAGCGGAACTAGTCATAATGACACACACAAATCAAGAAATGATCAAAATGGTCATAATGGTTCAACACCAAAAGATCCAATAACTAATTCTTCACATGCAGCTGAGGATGTTATTCCTCAGGCTGAAACTGGGCAAGATGACACGTCTAAATCGAGAAATGATCAGGAAGATCATAATGAATCAACACCTAAAGAATCAAAAATAACTGATTCTCCACATGCAACTGAGGAAGTTATTCCTCAAGCTGAACTATCAGAGCAAGAAGATGATCAAGAATTGCTGGTCACTGATACTGAAGGTGACGTGATCATTAACAACAGTGAAACTGCTGCTACTGATGCAGGAGAAAACAATTCAGCCATTGAAGATCAAGAAGAGCATAACGGAAATGAAAACAACGCTGAAATAGTTGTGGAAAACCAAGAAATCAGTAAGATGGAAGAACCAGAAGACGCACACCTAGTTGAAGAAACCAACACCAGCAACCCTAAAGAACCAGAAGCAATTACCAATGAACTTAATGAACTTCATCTTGAAGAGAACACAGTAAAAGCAGTGGATGAGAaccaacaagaaaaagaagaggatAAAGGAAGAAACCAAGGAAAGGAAGGTGAAGCAGTGCAGGAGACTAGTACTACTGTGGCATCATCAAAACCTCAACGTCAAGTGGTGCAAGGGAAGAAGGAATCTGTGGTCTCCAATGATGTGATAGAAGAGACTGCAAGTAAGCTTCGAGAGCAAAGAAAGAACAGAGTAAGAGCACTGGCTGGTGCCTTTGAAACTGTCATCTCCTTGCAGGAGCCCAAGTGAGTATTTCTGTTTTTGAGTATACATGTATTTATCGGTAGCTGTATGAACAAATCagtattatatcttttgttcatataccaacaaaaacaatgataatgataaaatccatagTAACAACAACatgaacaacaacaataatataataatcaAATCATTTTATGTTTTTATCATGCATCTTGATTCTAATTAAAATCAACATGTGTTTCTGTTGGGAATTGATGCTTGcgacataaaaatatatatatcatgTGCAGTTCAATCGTACACAGATTTCTGATCAATCTTCTGGAAATATTTCAATTTCAGGGTGTAAATTATAACTTTTGCTAGAACTGGACATGCTTGTGGAAAATCAAACATGCTGCTACAGTTTGGCTGATAGGGAATGCATCACCAAAATTGATTCATCTAAAATGGTTGGTCAGAAGGTTATTTCCATTAGGAAATTCTAGGAACATACAATTCTTTCacaaagacaaaagaagaaattggaaaacgaaaaaaaaagaagagcaagaaaaaaatgaaagagataGGATGTGTATGTGGTTTTATTTTTGTGTTGCTTTAGAGCTTTTCTCTGAACAGCTCTGTATAGAAGTACCAGTGGGAAAATATGCTGGTGGTTAGCGTATTAATTGAAGATTTGTACACATGTAATGTTTCCCTTTGAATTTGCCACAGTTCTGGTGGGTAgtgatatttatttttaaaggactgTTGATGGTCAAAATGGTAATGAATCAGATCGAATGGTAACTCGAAATATCATTGAACGATTCTCAATTGTTATTAGAAACTAACATAATGGAGATTCTACTTCTCAACTATGAACTCCCAGTAGCGAAAGTGACATATTAAAAATTAGTGACAGAATTTGACTTAACAATAACTAACACTAGTCTAGTTTATGGTAAGAAAAGTTCTAAGAAAGCTTGGAATATATAAAAgtaatatgacatatatatatatatatatatatatatatatatatgtaagaaAAGTTCTAAGAAAGCTTGGAATATATAAAAgtaatatgacatatatatagaGGAACTGAAATGGAAATGATTGGATTGATAGTTGTTTTGATTGATTAGATGATTGGATGGTCCAACTTTACCTATTTACAGACTTAAAATTGATAGCTAAGCTTCACTAACTACTTTATAGTATTCATATTGTGCTAGCCATGCAATTCGTACTGTCCACGTGCTTTCAACTTTTCTTCTCAAGTTTCTTCATTTGTGGATCATGGCTATATGTTGTACGGATAATTGTCAGTTTGATTGAACTTTATCTGATTTTTGTATCCCAAGACTTCGAGGATTAAACTTCTCAAAGGTAATAACTCACAAGGAGAATTTACCTTAAAAATATAAAGGAGGGAGGGGTGGGAGAGAAAGTGTCAAATAAGGGCTACATATACCAGCTTATGGCAACTGCCACAAAGCTGCTGTAATATATCCATTTCAGTGGACGACAAAGTAATTCAGAAGATGTGAAGAATTTTCATTTTGATCTAAAAAAAGATGCATCTTAATTTTAACATTTCAGGAAAGGCGACCGGTGGTAGAGACAGTACGAAACAATTATGATGGCTCACTCGATGATAAAGGACTTTACAACAACACCAAAGTATAATCCCACAAAGTGAGTTCTGGGGAgaatagtgtgtatgcagaccttacccctaccttgtgagagTAGAGATGTTGTTTCATAGGCTGTTTCAGATAGGCGACCAGATGGCTCACTCGATGATAAAGAACTTTGATAACCAGAAAAAGAAATGTCACAGACCGATTTTGCAAAGGAATTTGAATTACCAGGTTCCTCAACCAACTAGGTTGTGGTAAGTTCATGTACGTACCTCAACCAACCCAACTTTCCATTAGTTTGGTGGATTGACCAAAGCCATTACAACTTATGGAGAGACATGCCAAACATGAACCATTTGGCTATAATTAAGAGGATAAGCAGAATGGCAGAGTGGCAGCACAGAGTACCAAAAGATCATGACAGTAAATCAATAAGACTTCAGAAATAGCTGAAGATAAGACCAATGTTTGCATGGCCAAAATCACCAGGTTATAAAATCCAGGTGAACCGTATGCAAAAGGGTTCGGTAAAGGAATATGATCATTGTGTAGCTCATCATTAGCAAAACTATGTTCAATACCTTAGCAAAGATATACTGAAACTAAGACTACTTGTGTCAGTGTCACATTACCGGATGGCACTTGAAATTCATCATTTACAAAGTTTTAGCTTCTTGAAAAACGGAGATACCACAGATTTTGGATAAGGTTTTGTAGCAAGACAAGTTGGGATGTTTTCTGGTTGTTCAATCCACAGCTTATGAGCAATGCCCCCAGCTTTTAGCTTTTCTGCCAAGTTCAATATCTGGGCTTCACCCTTCGCTTCAAGAGTTACCTACATAGCCAAGAGAGAAAGTTGCAATAATATTTTGAATCTTTTATCTTTCCTAAATTTCTCTATACCCCAAGGACTAAACTAAGTTGGTACGCATTGATGTAGAACAGAAGTGGATGTCATTCTGAAAAATATATCCTGAACAAGGAAGTTGCTTACAAATAAGCTCATTGCATAATATAAGTTAACCACAAGTAAGCTAGAATTTAGAACCTCCATAGAAATGTCCAATGGCATTTATTGACCTCAATTTTCCAAAGCAGGCACCAGGAAACTTCCATATAAAATTCTGCATAATTCATGCTTCACCTACTAACCTAAGCAATCACTAATTCAGTTAAGGAGCTAAAAGAGCATCAATCTGGCTTTTGTTTTTCTCTAAGCACAATTTGCTCTTTTAACTTCCCACAACTGATAATTGAAACTATGATACACCTTAAGACAATATATCACAGAGGAGCTCCACCAGACCATCAACCACACAACCTGTAACAAGTGTAAAAGCAATTTTCACTTTGGTCTTTTCCTGACATAACACAACGCATCAATCAACCTTATCCATCCATTTCATTTGCTACCCATTCAACCAATGAAATTCTAGCCTCCTAGTATCTAAATTGAAAATCAAAAATTCATTCCTCACTACATCTAGAGGTGTGGCCTATTAGTCATTGAAGTGGGTAAGAAACTTGGAGACTAATTCTACCAAAGACAAGaaactaggtgatttcttcccattttGTTTAAACCATGGTGGGTATAGTTACCTAGTACCTATGCTGGTGGAAGGCAGCAGGCACCCGGTGGAATAATCGAGACGTGTGCAAGCTGGCCTGGACACCACCGTtatcaacaaaaagaaaaaagatacatTCCTCACTGAGCACTTAAAAGATGCACTTTCACACTCAGTTATTACAGCCAACTATAATTATAATCATATACTACTAGTTTCGAATTCCACACCATCATATTATCATACAATAGCAGTTCAATAATTGCTAATTCAACTGCAATTACTAACTGAATTACAAAAATTAGATATCTTCCATTCCaagtaattatcaaaacataactCGTGGAAGATTAATATAGAATTCCTTTAGTGAAGATGAAACAGTGTAAAAATTACTGCTCGTTCAATCAGCATTTGTTATAGAGAGCTACCTGCAGTAACAGTTACATGACCtgattgtaaaaatattttttatacacATTCATCGTATAGCACTAATTGATCTGTTGAGTGgtgaatctaaaagagaaatgACGAATCTTAGTAAATAAAACATCAACGGATGAGATGGACTTACCTTGTGCATTGAGTCGAGATTGGAAGGGCTACAATATTGAAGAGTAACGGCATCGTCCTTGTGGGACCAAATGGCGGCGACGGCGGCATGGCAGCCTTGCGTAACCACGCTTCCTAACGGCCACGTGTCAATTAAGTCTCTCCTTAGAACAACGTACTGAACCACTGTGTCGGAAACGGAGTTATCCTCTGCGCTATTGTTACCGGTTGTGGTTGTGTCGCCGCCGGCAGCGACGGCGCTGACGGTGGTGATTGCGCTGGAGTTGTTGGAAGGAGAAATGGATGTTGATTCCATTCTAGATGTTACGACACCGTTTAAGGGACGGAGATTAGTTGTGAAACTTAATTGAATCGCCGGAGCTAAGCTGGGAATAAAGGGCGTGACTTTGAGAGACGTAAAACGGGAGCAGAATGGAGCACCCATATCTGCTTTTCaagctttatttttatttttatttttttgcattttttaattaatatgcaacataATTGTGCCAACTGTATTGTTGAGTTGTTTTTAGGAATAATATCTTTGTATTTACTTGaatttttttggtaattaggtcattttaaattattttatagcCTATGTGTGTgtgcagtggcggagccaccttataggGACGGTTGTCAAATGACACACATTCGCGGGAAAAATACGCTGTGTAGCTaggtaaaaaataaattatatttatatatactatgtattgatTCCCCTTAATTTTctgatatatttatttttatatattttgacactccTTAATGAAAAATTCTGGTCTGCCGGTATGTGCGTGATTAAACATGTTTTCATAAGCAAAAGGGGTTTCACTATTACATTTTTTATCTATTCATGCCTTTTAACGTTAGTAATTAGTCACTCCAGTAtacaaattttttgaaaaaaaaatatccaAATCTACCCCTTAACTTTTGACTATGGTCTTTtgtatcaaaaataaaaataaaagttttttCTAATGGCCAGGTAATATTAAACCAAAAGCTAAGCTGAGGATAAAGTTGCTCAATTTCGGAGGTAAGCCAAAacacttgttttaaattaaataaatcaGTTAAATCCTTACTAAGTAGGAGTATAAGGTGAAAAAATATTAATCAGGGTAAAAAAATATTTACCACTCAAACACTCATGCCCAATTTTATTAACCATTCGAGGCTGCAACAACTTGCAAGTGAGTAGATGTGACATTTTAGGAAGTAAAAAAGATAGCAAATACTGAAATTTGAAGGTGCAGTGAAGGAAAGAGTTAAGGGTAGGTGAAGCTAGTAAGGTTGCAGAAATTCGTTTATATATAGCCGTTTCTAGAACAGCTAAATAAGTTCATTGATATCGATTGATGATTAAGGACCTATTTTGCTTAGATTTTGAAACTATTTTCTAGTTATATATGCAATTATATTTAACAATCAAGGACTCATAAATaatattgttaaaaatattactaCTCCTAATATTTAGCTGAAAATTTATTTTTGTCATACAGTAACCAAAAGTCTATTGGATTAAATCTATCTTTATGTATGATTTTGAAAAAGACTTGTTTTGGAATCTATTATTTGCTGTTTTAGTATCTTTTGCCGGACGATGAATTCAGAGAAAATATCGTTAAGAAACACACTCTTACCTTCTACTTATATACGTTTATGCAGATAGTACTACACTACATTGTGAATTTCTCTTGGGAGTCTCAACCAGCCATTTCTCATAGGTACATGATGTTGcccccttttttattttattttcttgtttcaGTTTCCAAAATATAATTTTCCGACCATTTATTCCGATTCTACCAGCAACTGAACGAATCTTTAATTAATCTTGACCCCATTATTCTGTTTCTTTTTCAATCAAAGTTCTTCGGAAAAATTTCACACATGATGTCTCGGGTGAAAAGAACATAATAGGAGGTCAGTCACAACATTCTGACGGACTTATGAATATTATATTACGAAATTTATCAATGTGGACGAAATTTGTGACGGTTTTACTCTTTCGTCAAGAAGTATTTGCTATACTTCGTCAAACGTACTATCAGGGGCGGACCCGTATTTGCTATACTTCGTCAAACGTACTATCAGGGGCGGACCCACATATATCAAAGAGGGTTCAAATGAATCCGTTTTATCAAAAATATATAATGTATACATGTATGTATCATCTAATACCAGAACGATAAGGTtatttcaataataataaatctGCTTGACACAACACATCTTTGTGGCTTGGTGGTCAAGCGGGTTCAAAGGCTATGGATGGTTCAGCGATCAAATTCTCATTGCAGCACTTGCTTTTTTTGTCTTTTGACTATGACTATTATTAATTATGTTTGTATGGCTCTTGTGACTATGACTATTGCTAATTATATTTGTATGGCTCTTGTGACTAATTAAGTTCACTTCAGATCAGCGTTAATTTATTCAGAGTAAGTTTAGCTTATAAGCTCTCTTcaattatttatattaatttagTTTAGTTAATActctttcttttgaattttttttttgggtaaataacatcatttctACAAATGAGGAAAATATTTAAATAAGGTTATATGTTTTAGAGCttaatatacttttaaatatGTTAAATAAAATTAGTTA
This DNA window, taken from Nicotiana tabacum cultivar K326 chromosome 15, ASM71507v2, whole genome shotgun sequence, encodes the following:
- the LOC107799478 gene encoding uncharacterized protein LOC107799478 isoform X1 codes for the protein MSKIQVQNLVKPKNIMATRAKDTAPPGKEKRGTSPSHPIAHHLRSPNSSNTNSPVRKRADSTTSNKNVPNYLKPTMSSSNDPNIHNKPTLTRIRSFDKPPVAALQKTAKERILQSSSSFSGKTSSTSQKPLSDKLSRASHMTKEATGKQRGTSMYARPGTIKTTATGTISKKQEASGTSHNDTHKSRNDQNGHNGSTPKDPITNSSHAAEDVIPQAETGQDDTSKSRNDQEDHNESTPKESKITDSPHATEEVIPQAELSEQEDDQELLVTDTEGDVIINNSETAATDAGENNSAIEDQEEHNGNENNAEIVVENQEISKMEEPEDAHLVEETNTSNPKEPEAITNELNELHLEENTVKAVDENQQEKEEDKGRNQGKEGEAVQETSTTVASSKPQRQVVQGKKESVVSNDVIEETASKLREQRKNRVRALAGAFETVISLQEPKV
- the LOC107799478 gene encoding uncharacterized protein LOC107799478 isoform X2 — translated: MATRAKDTAPPGKEKRGTSPSHPIAHHLRSPNSSNTNSPVRKRADSTTSNKNVPNYLKPTMSSSNDPNIHNKPTLTRIRSFDKPPVAALQKTAKERILQSSSSFSGKTSSTSQKPLSDKLSRASHMTKEATGKQRGTSMYARPGTIKTTATGTISKKQEASGTSHNDTHKSRNDQNGHNGSTPKDPITNSSHAAEDVIPQAETGQDDTSKSRNDQEDHNESTPKESKITDSPHATEEVIPQAELSEQEDDQELLVTDTEGDVIINNSETAATDAGENNSAIEDQEEHNGNENNAEIVVENQEISKMEEPEDAHLVEETNTSNPKEPEAITNELNELHLEENTVKAVDENQQEKEEDKGRNQGKEGEAVQETSTTVASSKPQRQVVQGKKESVVSNDVIEETASKLREQRKNRVRALAGAFETVISLQEPKV
- the LOC107799479 gene encoding uncharacterized protein LOC107799479; the protein is MGAPFCSRFTSLKVTPFIPSLAPAIQLSFTTNLRPLNGVVTSRMESTSISPSNNSSAITTVSAVAAGGDTTTTGNNSAEDNSVSDTVVQYVVLRRDLIDTWPLGSVVTQGCHAAVAAIWSHKDDAVTLQYCSPSNLDSMHKVTLEAKGEAQILNLAEKLKAGGIAHKLWIEQPENIPTCLATKPYPKSVVSPFFKKLKLCK